A genome region from Manihot esculenta cultivar AM560-2 chromosome 5, M.esculenta_v8, whole genome shotgun sequence includes the following:
- the LOC110615105 gene encoding nodal modulator 1 isoform X2 — protein sequence MKIRDAWLHFAILIFSFSVACADSIHGCGGFVEASSSLIKSRKSTDTKLDYSHITVELRTVDGLVKDRTQCAPNGYYFIPVYDKGSFVIKINGPEGWSWLPENVPVVVDDTGCNRNEDINFRFTGFTLSGKVLGAVGGESCSVKNGGPSNVNVELLSPSDDLISSVATSPTGSYLFTNIIPGKYKIRASHPDLKVEVKGSTEVELGFENGIVDDIFFVPGYDLRGYVVAQGNPILGVHIYLYSDDVVEVVCPQGSGDATGQKKPLCHAISDADGMFTFKSIPCARYELLPFYKGENTVFDVSPPVLSVSVEHQHVTVPQKFQVTGFSVGGRVVDENAMGVEGVQIIVDGHERSTTDKEGYYKLDQVTSNHYTIEARKKHYKFNSLKEYMVLPNMASVADIKAVSYDVCGAVRMVNTGYKAKVTLTHGPENVKPQVRQTDETGSFCFEVPPGEYRVSAFAATPESAPGLLFLPPYIDIVVKSPLLDLEFSQALVSVLGSVTCKERCGSSVSVSLVRLAGKHNEERKSISLTDESDEFLFPNVLPGKYRLEVKHSSPEAMHRQDNWCWDQSFIDVDVGAEDVKGIVFIQKGYWVNVISTHDVDAYLSQPDHSIIDLKIQKGSQHICVESPGVHELHFINSCIFFGSMPMKIDTSKTLPIYMRGEKYLLKGQIKVESSSADDAFELPNNIIVDILNSAGSVVDGTTANLSSSGSDQTTTGLYEYSVWANLGEKLIFGPRDSRVNGEKQILFYPKEQSVLVTNDGCQAPIPPFSGRPGLYIEGHVSPPLPGVYVKIIAVEDSHVTSLKKDEMALETTTGIDGSFIGGPLYDDITYRVEASKPGYHLKRVGPYSFSCQKLGQISVHIYSEGASDASEPIPLVLLSLSGDDGYRNNSLSGAGGTFVFDNLFPGIFYLRPLFKEYAFSPSALAIELGSGDSKEVTFQATRVAYSATGMITLLSGQPKEGVAVEARSESKGYYEETVTDSSGNYRLRGLIPDTVYVIKVVEKHGLGTTRIERASPESITVKVISSFKMLDLKISGD from the exons ATGAAGATCAGAGACGCTTGGCTACATTTTGCGATCCTAATCTTCTCATTTTCAGTTGCTTGCGCTGATTCGATTCACGGTTGTGGCGGATTCGTCGAG GCAAGTTCGTCACTGATTAAGTCGAGGAAGTCAACCGATACAAAATTGGATTATTCTCATATAACG GTTGAGCTTCGCACCGTAGATGGATTGGTGAAGGACAGAACCCAGTGTGCACCAAACGGTTACTACTTCATTCCAGTATACGATAAG GGTTCATTTGTAATTAAAATCAATGGACCAGAAGGGTGGTCATGGCTTCCAGAAAATGTTCCTGTTGTTGTTGATGACACCGGCTGCAACCGTAATGAAGATATTAACTTCCGATTCACAGG GTTCACTTTATCTGGTAAAGTTTTGGGAGCAGTAGGTGGAGAGAGTTGTTCAGTTAAAAATGGGGGTCCTTCGAATGTAAATGTTGAGCTATTGTCTCCTAGTGATGATCTCATTTCTTCTGTTGCAACATCACCAACAGGCAGTTACTTGTTCACCAATATCATCCCAG GAAAATACAAAATTCGTGCATCACATCCTGATCTAAAAGTTGAAGTCAAAGGTTCCACAGAG GTGGAATTGGGTTTTGAAAATGGCATAGTGGATGACATTTTCTTTGTCCCTGGATATGATCTCCGTGGATATGTTGTTGCTCAG GGAAATCCAATATTGGGAGTGcacatttatttatattcagATGACGTTGTAGAAGTAGTTTGTCCCCAAGGTTCTGGTGATGCCACAGGGCAAAAGAAACCTCTTTGCCATGCTATATCAGATGCTGATGGGATGTTCACATTTAAATCAATACCTTGTG CACGATATGAGCTCCTTCCATTTTACAAGGGTGAGAATACAGTATTTGATGTTTCACCTCCTGTTTTGTCGGTTTCTGTTGAGCATCAGCATGTAACAGTTCCCCAAAAGTTTCAG GTCACTGGATTTTCTGTTGGAGGGCGAGTGGTTGATGAGAATGCCATGGGAGTAGAGGGTGTTCAAATCATTGTTGATGGTCATGAAAGGTCTACAACTGATAAAGAAGGCTACTACAAACTTGACCAA GTCACATCAAATCATTATACAATAGAGGCCAGGAAGAAGCATTACAAGTTCAACAGCTTGAAGGAGTATATG GTTTTGCCAAATATGGCTTCAGTGGCAGATATTAAGGCAGTTTCCTATGATGTTTGTGGAGCGGTTAGGATGGTTAATACTGGTTACAAGGCAAAG GTAACTTTGACTCATGGACCGGAGAATGTCAAGCCTCAAGTTAGGCAAACTGATGAAACTGGAAGTTTCTGTTTTGAG GTTCCACCCGGTGAATATCGTGTGTCTGCTTTTGCTGCTACTCCTGAGAGTGCTCCTGGACTTCTGTTTTTACCACCTTATATTGATATTGTGGTTAAAAGTCCATTATTGGATTTAGAATTTTCTCAG GCCCTTGTCAGTGTGCTTGGCTCTGTAACTTGCAAGGAGAGATGCGGTTCATCTGTTTCTGTTTCCCTAGTGAGACTAGCTGGTAAGCATAACGAAGAAAGGAAGTCAATTAGTTTGACAGATGAGAGTGATGAATTTCTCTTTCCGAATGTCTTACCTGGAAAATACAGGCTTGAG GTCAAGCATAGTTCCCCTGAAGCCATGCACCGTCAAGATAATTGGTGCTGGGACCAGAGCTTCATTGATGTGGACGTTGGTGCTGAAGATGTTAAAGGAATTGTATTCATTCAGAAAGGTTACTGGGTCAATGTTATCTCAACCCATGATGTAGACGCTTACCTGTCTCAGCCAGATCATTCAATTATTGATTTGAAAATTCAG AAAGGTTCCCAGCATATCTGTGTAGAATCTCCTGGTGTGCATGAGCTTCACTTTATTAACTCATGTATTTTCTTTGGAAGCATGCCAATGAAGATTGATACATCAAAAACATTG CCTATCTATATGAGAGGAGAGAAGTATCTTCTTAAAGGACAAATCAAGGTCGAGTCAAGCTCGGCTGATGATGCATTTGAATTACCTAATAATATCATTGTAGATATTCTTAATAGCGCGGGCAGTGTTGTTGATGGTACAACTGCCAACCTTTCATCTAGTGGAAGTGATCAAACAACCACTGGTTTGTATGAGTACTCTGTTTGGGCGAATCTTGGAGAGAAACTTATCTTTGGTCCTCGAGATTCTAG GGTTAATGGAGAGAAGCAGATCTTGTTTTACCCCAAAGAACAAAGC GTATTGGTAACAAATGATGGTTGTCAAGCTCCAATTCCTCCGTTTTCTGGTCGTCCTGGTTTATATATAGAAGGACACGTTTCTCCCCCTCTTCCTGGTGTTTATGTTAAGATTATTGCTGTGGAAGATAGCCACGTTACATCACTTAAGAAAGATGAAATGGCACTTGAAACTACCACAGGAATAGATGGTTCTTTCATTGGGGGGCCTTTATACGATGATATAACATACAGGGTTGAAGCTTCAAAG CCTGGCTATCATCTTAAACGTGTGGGACCTTATTCCTTTtcttgccagaagcttggccaaatTTCTGTACATATATATTCAGAGGGTGCCTCTGATGCTAGTGAACCTATTCCTCTAGTCCTGTTGTCATTGAGTGGTGATGATGGGTATCGGAACAACTCATTATCTGGAGCTGGTGGAACATTTGTCTTTGATAATTTATTCCCTGGCATCTTCTATCTGCGGCCCTTGTTTAAG GAATATGCTTTCTCACCTTCAGCACTGGCAATAGAGCTTGGGTCTGGGGACTCTAAGGAAGTCACTTTCCAGGCCACTCGTGTTGCTTACAG TGCTACAGGTATGATCACGCTGTTGTCTGGCCAGCCAAAAGAAGGGGTTGCAGTTGAAGCTCGGTCCGAGTCAAAGGGTTACTATGAAGAGACAGTAACAGATTCATCTGGAAATTACAGGCTGAGGGGGCTCATTCCTGATACAGTCTATGTGATTAAAGTAGTTGAAAAGCATGGCTTGGGTACCACTCGAATTGAACGTGCATCACCAGAATCTATTACTGTTAAGGTTATCTCTTCATTTAAAAT
- the LOC110616125 gene encoding uncharacterized protein LOC110616125, with protein MVRVSLILLVLGSVLIGWTSSHQESGDWSCESDSGIRVQAEFRPGIVTLDGHADDWNDIDGFEFSLLPALDPDDDKEYKGGKMTVKALHDGKDLFFLLQVDGDYAYAKGNNNKCPSVALMFPIGDHATYHNMGGCKEGTNSCTSKTCKGHEVDMMHFSIGNAIPGRLYGGNLIDNRDGNGGDRFGHLVDLYAWNPHCRYIDGIGPSGNDSSAQNNWKGAWWHTIFTDHSGFVEEDSPYGSDGQKGTYLFEFSRPLRTMDRLQQDAQFTISGSSKMAVAFWYPVDGNPWHGSGHFSINCDWIPLDISPSSSMLSPGGSGDVGGAIALLFSVVSLCISVFVGYRVARPKGIPFTPVGTTMENL; from the exons ATGGTTCGAGTCTCGTTGATCCTATTGGTTTTGGGCTCCGTTTTGATCGGGTGGACTAGCTCGCACCAGGAGTCTGGGGACTGGAGCTGTGAGTCTGACTCGGGAATCCGAGTGCAAGCCGAGTTCAGGCCCGGAATTGTCACCCTCGATGGTCACGCCGACGATTGGAATGATATTGATGGATTCGAGTTCTCTCTTCTTCCTGCTCTGGACCCCGATGACGATAAAGAGTACAAGGGTGGAAAAATGACCGTTAAG GCCTTGCACGATGGTAAGGATTTGTTCTTCTTGTTGCAAGTTGATGGGGACTATGCCTACGCGAAAGG CAATAACAATAAATGCCCATCTGTGGCCCTCATGTTTCCAATCGGTGACCACGCCACCTACCACAAT ATGGGTGGTTGTAAGGAAGGAACTAATTCTTGCACCAGCAAAACTTGCAAAGGCCACGAAGTAGACATGATGCATTTCTCAATTGGAAATGCTATTCCTGGACGGCTCTATGGTGGGAATCTGATAGACAACAGAGATGGAAATGGTGGTGACAG GTTTGGCCATTTGGTCGATCTATATGCATGGAATCCACACTGTAGATACATTGATGGAATTGGTCCTTCAG GAAATGATTCTAGTGCACAGAATAATTGGAAGGGGGCATGGTGGCACACTATCTTTACTGATCACTCAg GTTTTGTAGAGGAAGACAGTCCTTATGGTTCTGATGGTCAAAAAGGCActtatttatttgaattctcTAGGCCTTTAAGAACCATGGATCGTCTCCAGCAG GATGCTCAATTTACAATTAGTGGATCTAGCAAGATGGCTGTTGCATTCTGGTATCCTGTTGATGGGAATCCATGGCATGGATCTGGTCATTTTTCTATAAACTGTGATTGGATACCCTTAGATATCTCTCCTAGCAGTTCAATGCTATCACCAGGCGGCTCAGGAGATGTGGGCGGTGCCATAGCCCTTTTATTTTCAGTAGTGTCTTTATGCATCTCTGTTTTTGTGGGATATAGAGTCGCTAGACCTAAGGGTATCCCTTTTACACCCGTTGGGACAACCATGGAGAACCTTTAG